ATACTGATACAAACTTCCAGATCGGTCTACAAAAGAGTCATCCACTGACTCTGTTAGTACTGACAATGACTTCCACTCctactttaaatattttcatgGTCTTACTGCTATGTACACACAGTGGTGATCATTCAAGGTCAGTGAACAGCCTGTTTATCTTTATTGGCTGTTACAAGTACAAAATCCGGGTACTTGTCATGCGCTATACAGTACTAGGCTTTCTTGTAATGTTTTTAAAGTGATCTaaactctttgtttttgttttttttccttgaatTTCTGAAGACCTATTAGCTTGGTATATCTCAGCATGGTATGCAGTGTgttcttaaaataaaactaaggaaactggacaagtggaggggGGGGGAGCGACAGGCCTAAAAACCTATATAAAGTAGATGAACAGGATGTAAACGTCAAGAAACTTGATTCATCTAGTGAAACCACattagaaatggtctcagtggaagggtggctgtcaggaAGTCATTCTTATGAggtggggaggggggcaaaCTACACGTCCAGTACATTACtgtaatgactttttttttttttttttttttaattcaatttggAGGTGGTCAGAAGAGAGGTAAAACAGTACTTCTACTTAAAAACagtctttaagtagtctttttCTTGTCTAATGGGGCGTTTGCTTCAGGCTTTGCTGTGTACTTGGTCATACCGAGTGTTGACTTTGAATCTCATTAGAAACTATACaaattctgtttttgccttGTGTACTCTATTTCCATTTGTCTGCACATATTTCAATATAAAATGGGGCATATTTTCAATTTTCCTAAGAAAATGTAAAGAAGTGATGTTGGATCAAGACTTTTTGGACAATATTGTATATACCAATGCTTTTCAGTGGGAACACATGCACTTAAAACAGCATATAGGTATATAAGTGGGTGATCTGAAACTAAATGAGTGAACACGGGTGAAGAGTCAGGCGTATCTTTGGAAGGAAAAAGTTATAGCTTTTTATCAAACCCCCTGTCAGCAGATTTCAGCATGTGGAAACGTGATCTTATCACGTTCTACACAAACAGAGCACACTTGTCAGATAAATGTTGTCgtgaaaaagcaaaaatgaaagcTCTCTGTATCGCATCTGTATTTATAAAAATTTGCCATATTCTTGTAAACTAGTGAGAGACTGAAATAGATCCAGCCCACCCTTGCTAATAGTGTTACCCACATTAGCCACAGGCAGGGAGGATAGGAAAAAATGATGACGATGTGTAACCATGATCCTTTTTTGACATAGCTGAGTGATATGTCATGAATGTtttggtttgggtttttttgtttgtttgtgtgtgtgtgtgtgtgtgtgtggggggtcgATTTTAAACCAGCAGTTTGATAAAGTGACTTTGCTGCTGTAAATGTGGTGAAGATACGAATGATCACTTCTGGGCGGAATTTGTTCAGATAAAATCACAACACAATGCAGAAATGTACTAATTTGACATTTAGCTTTAAGATGACATGTTAGGcttcacacacatacagcttTTTGCACGACTTAATCATGTAGTGGGCTAAATCTGTCAGCTGCAATTGTACCGCAAAAGATTTTAATATAATCTTTTGGCCAGATTGTCCACTGCTAAATGTGGTGTTATTGAATGAATAACTTTCCTTTATTTGACTCATTTGTccactttctttttcattctgaTTTCAGTTTTTACTCTGTAAATCACTTTTGCTCTCATTCTCACTCACCTtgcgtgtgtatgtatgtgtgtacatatatatatatatatatatatatatatatatatatatatatatatatatatatatgccacATAGTCACATGAAATCAGATCAAATTTGTTACTGTCCTTTTCTAATTGGAAGATGAGAACCAGCAGCGATGATCGATAAATTAGACGCAAAGCCACACACGCCTTAAAAATGTTTAGTAAACTGGGAACTCAACACATTTAGGCCACAAAAATCAGTTTACCTACCTGTGAAAGCAGATGTACGGATGTTACTAATAAATTATCTGCtgctattttcattttgaagGTACATTTTGTTGTCCAGGCATGTTAATGGTATTTCAATAATGAAATTctacaaattaattaaaaaaaaaatcaattaaataaaaaaacaaaaatcaaacttCTACATAAAGTATTCAGAGCTTTTGCTCCTCTGGCTGTGTACTCAAGGATGTTCACAGAGTGATCTCATAGCACTCCTTTGTTATATTGACTGCTTTGGGCCTTTGTCCTGTTTTGAAGATAAAGCTTTTCCCCACTCCAAGGTCCAGAGAGCTCTGGAGCAGGTTTTTGATCAAACATGTCTCTATACATTGCTGCATTAATCTTTCCCTCGACCCTGACCGGTCTTTTAAATTTCTGCTGCCAAAAAACACCCCTGCCATCCGCTgccaccaccaccatgcttcactGTAGAGATGGTATTGACCAGGTAAGGAGCAGCGCCTGGTTTCTTCCAGACATGATGCTTAACCAGTGAGCTAAGTCTTTTTCATTAGACTACAGAACTTTGTTTCACATGGTCTATGAGATCTGCAGGTGCCTAAAGGTAAACTTCAAGTTGACGGTTATGTGCCTTTTACTGAGGAATGGTTTCTGTCTGGCCAGTCCATCATATAGGCCGGATTGGTCGAATGTTTCAGAAATTATAGTCCTTTTGGAAGGTTCTCCTTTTTCCTCAAAGCCATCTTGGAGTtctgatgaatgaatgaatgaatgagcaTCTGGTTCTTGGTCACCACTCTGATTAAAACCTTCTGCCTTGATTACTCAAAATTATTTGGTGGCCAGCTCAAGTGAGAGTTGTGGTGTTTTTTGGATTTCTTCCTTTTATGGATGATGGAGGCCATTGTGCTCACTGGGACCTTTGGTGCTGCAGAGTTTTTTCTTTACCGTCCCCCAGATCTGCGCCTCGATATTATCCTGTCACGGAGGTCTACAGACAATTCCTTGCTCTGACATGCGCTGTCACCTATAAGACCTTATCTAGACAGGTGTGTGACTTTCCAAATGATCTTCACTCAACTGAATTTACCACAGGCGGACCTATTACCACAGGTGGGCTTGGACGAATTAAGTTATGGAAAAATCTACAAGGTGATCAGTGGAAACCGGCTGCACCTATGCTCAGTTTTAACTGTCATGGCAAAGGCTGTAAATACTTACTGACAAAATGAGGAACAAGTCAACTACTGTAAATACTTTCTGGAGGCACGGTATGTTTTCGCCACGTTTGGCATAACTTTAAACTTGGATTTTGTGGATGCAGTaacaaaatgtgtttacagACGGACCATCAGGCCATGCACTGATTTCCTCTACTTGGTGAAGTGATTATAATGGTTTACCACTGAGGTTCAAGTTTGGCTTTTGTTTTACTCCCTCATTTAGCAATTTAAAAgtaaactagaaaaatttgcatttcctgcgaaaatgctgtgtggatgctttaaagctgaagctgtcttcaaaaactagctgaaaagttgcagaaattgtaaaaactttgcataaGCAgaggaactttgctaaaatgtaataacttagcagaactgcaatatcttagaggaaacataatacttggcagaaatacaatagcatagcagaacatagcagaaatattgtaacttaccagaaacatgataacttctcaaaaatacaagaattgaggagaaatagtataagataacagaaagaatatatttagccaaaaatacagaaacactatgatttagaaaaatagtacaacatagcagaaatactgtgatttaccagtgacactgtgatgaactatgaatattgtaatttttaaattaatactatgttttagcacaaatacttaGTGCTgtcaagagattaaaaaaaatagagattaattaattatgatttttaattaattgatctaattaatctctttttttaatctcacctAAAAATAGCTGAGGAAAGCCCTCAACTTATTGTGGCAGACCAAAAGACTGATATAACAAAGAAAGTGACTTTATAAAGTCATTTATTGTTTAACAAACGTTAAACAGATGCAACCATTTACATACTGTTGTATTCTTTTGTAAAAtaagtggaaaaataaatacaaataaaatcaaataaattaagTGCTGCAAGTTAGCACATCAGAGTTGCTCTTTTCTGAGCAATACAGCACTGAAATTCCTCTGCTTcagataatgaaaaataaaactgacattGCAGTGCTGCAAGTTAGCACATCAAAGTATTCTTCCATcacaaaaaaaagtgctgaaCATCAAGCAATCTATTCTAGTAGGCTACAAATGACACAGCAGCTATGCTGACCACATGCGTCTCATTTCTTCTTCCTCAGCCAGTCGCTAAGACACACCAGCCTGGTAACATTTTCTGGAAGCAAGGCTGCCCTTTTCTTTTGCACTATGTGGCCTGCAAGGCTAAAGAGTCTCTCACAGGGTACAGAGGTAGCTGGGGAGGCCAGGTACTTTTGTGCTAGGACTGACAGCTTTTCATAGACTCCTGAGTGAGCATACCACCACTGCAGGGGACAGTCATCAATACTGATGCTGGGTTCTGCTCTGTAGCGCTGCAGCTCTCCAGACTCAATTCCATCTTCTGAGTCAGAGTCAGACCCCAGAAGGAGTtcgctcctcctcttcttctgagCTGGTCCATCATCCTCTGTGGAGGGCTGGAGACTATCTGCTCTTCTGGGCTCTGCTGCCTGGAGCATATTCTCCAGAATGGTCCAcacctgaatgaatgaatgaatgaatgaatgaatgaatgattgtGATTAAAActaagtgcttttttttaaattttatttaatcttgtaaagaactttgtgttccatataataaataaaagtttgatttgATAATGAATTGGACTCATTAGTCCAGCTTAACCTTATTGTCCTACCTGTTCCCTCTTTTCTCTTGGAAGACATTTCAAATCCTTAAACCGTGGATCCAATGCTGTGGCCACCTCGAACCATATCTCGTTGCCATTAGCTCGTCGTGCTGCCAGATCCTTCTGGAAGGCATTCTTGAACTTCACCACGTAGGCAGGATCATCATCAGTAATGTCCATGACACGGTACAGATGGCGAAAAGCAGGCAGCACTACAGAGCAAGAGACGTAGGCCTCACCACCCAGCAGCTCTGTCACATACCTGCAGAGGTGGAGAGGTTTGCTAAATAAACCTAGCTGGATTCATTTAAATCAAAGTGTAACTGATTTCCAATTTAATTGTCCTTAAAAGTTCCTTGTTATGTTCATTAATTTTGATTTTACACATGTAACAGtagtttatataattaaaatggGAAGGTGTTTATTTGAACTTACTTGCATGGTTCAAGCAGGAGCTCCAGCCTCTGCAGTTTCGCCCACTCAGCTTCGGTTGGCAAGACCAACCTGTGGTTCTGTTGgtccaacgtagcctggacagcCTCTCGGTTACATAGGAGGCGTGAGACCATTGCGAGAGTCGAGTTCCACCTGGTGGGTACATCCTGTATAAGTTGATCGCTCTTCTTTCCGAGTGCTACTTGTTGTTGGTTAAGTTCTGTGGTACTCGCAGGGCTTTGTTTAAAATGACCAACAATCTTGCGGCACTTTGCCAGTACACCGACAAAACCACTGCTATCGAGACATACCGTGATGGTCCTCTGGAGAATGTGAGCATTGCAGGCGATGTGCTCATATGGAAGTGCTCTCATAGCAGCCAGCATGTTTGCTGCGCTGTCTGTGCCAATGGTGGATATCTTGTTTTCAATACCCCAGTCATTTGCTACCTTGAGGAACTGTTCGGCGCATTTATCAGCAAAGTGCCTGGTTTCTGTTCTCATGACGGTCAGTGCAAATGAGTTGAGGTTCCACTCACTATCAATAAAGTGTCCAGTCACCCCAAAATAGCTGTGGTTGCCAGCTGAGGTCCAGTGATCTCCGGTTATAGCAACACAGTTGGGAGAATCCTCCGCCAAAATctcaagtttgtttttcttttcgccGTCGTACATTTTGCTGATTTTGGTCGTTACTGTAGTCCTGCACGGCGGCTTGTATGACGGGTCATTGGACGCAATTTGCAACACCTCTGTCAATCCTTCGTCCTCTACTATATTTATCGGCCTACAGTTCATCGCTATCCACTTGGCAATAACATTAGTCAGCCTGTCGGTCGCAGACTTGCTCATACGAGGGGTATTCTCTAGTTTTGTTTGGCGAAAAGCTTTGCTCTGGCTTGCTATATTGCTAACGTCTTCACTGCTAGCTGTTGCTGCACTCGCGGCTGGGTGCTTTGCGTTGAGGTGATAGGCCAAACTTGAGCTGCTTCGGTGGTAAGCAAACTCCTTCTTACACTCTAGGCAGACCACTTTACCTTTGTCAATGGTGCCGTCAGGGCGTTTATGAAATACAAATTTCCCGTTCATTGGGCCAACAACTCTCAGATGCGCCTCCATATCCACACTGTAAGCTAATCACCACTTCTCACCTTGACCTCACGACGTGACTCCACCCCCAACAAGTCAAGCACAAGGAGCCCAGCACATAAAAACGGATTTTATAACATAGCAACTCTCATACAAAATCAATGACGTCAAGAGATTAAAAATTAGATTAACGAGATTAAAAAACATAACGCGCTAAATAGcattgtaattaattaatcGCAATTAACGCGATAATTTGACACCCCTACAAATACTAtcacttggcagaaatactatcattttgcagaaatactatgttccagcacaaatactctggtttagtacaaatattataacatagcagaaatacaattatataccagaaatgctatatttagaaagaaaaatataatatagtagaaatagtatgatttagcagaaatactgtaatcaGCACATATACTGTAACATGACAGAAATTCCTccacttagtagtaatactataacataacacaaatgttatgatttggcacaaaaaccatgatttggcaaaaatactatgatttagcagaaatactatgattgagcagaagtactaagatgtagtaaaagtactttgatttaacagaaatacaattatggaggagtaatactttaaaatgggagaaatattgatacccacacacatacacagagcctAAAGGGAACAGTATTTGTGCCATGGAGTGTTAACAAGAatctgaggtccatattagaaaagctggtaaaatcataaaagtttgcagaattgtaataaatgatCAATATGAATTACTGGTCTGTGATAGTGTATTCATTTGTAGGGAAAAAACATGTTGACCAAGGTAGAATTGAACCCACGACCTTTGTGTTGCAGACCCGTGTCATTACCAACTGCGCCActggttcaaggttctttatttgtcacatgcatagttatacgaGTATAACAAGTATATGACTGGGAAAGAGAGCGAGCGCCTGGAAAACagggtgatgagcagtcagaatTAGATCGCGGTGAGAAGCGAAAAACGCAgttttttggagttacaaaacgttgtctaactcaaaaactaggtgggatagaagcataattcttgtACTGGCtgaatcagcggactttggtgtactttgaccGCGATTTTCATTGCTCTTTGTACAACCGTCGctgagatatgacgagagaggaAACGGAagacctcagatatgattggctggctgtgaacccgtgcaggccctgatatgTATATTTGAATGTCTCaatcctcacagaggattggctgcctgggtaCCTGGCAGTaatatatagaaatagtatgattaagcataaatactacatttagcagaaatactatattaagcacaaatcctataaaaagcagaaatactacattaagcacaaatcctataaaaagcagaaatactatattaagcacaaatcttataaaaagcagaaatagtatattaagcacaaatcttatgaaacagcagaaatagtatgatttagcacaatagtaataacttaaacagaaaaattggaaaagcaaaatggacagctgaaaaaatgctgaacatgctgagggtccctcaaatatacttgttaaatgaaaaaaatcaggaaaaaaaatctataacagccacacaatcacaaatatgtacacataaggaaacacacatgcacagagagacacacacacaagatccaattcagtcaaccagtctaaatatattgaatttgaatcttacaatgagatcatcccattaaaaggctctctctctctctctctctctctctctctctctctctctctctctctctctctctctctctctctctctctctctctgtgtgtgtgtcacacacacacacacacacactcacaggaagagagaagtaagtttctaggtcagcctgggagcagcacagagagacacaggatttttgcagtctatttctcatagtgaggactgccctcaaacaaatgactataatttcctaaccgtaggggctagagcggtcattcttacaccgttttgttcagaaaagatgggggaatcttccagtgttgacaatctatcattaaaatatgaattattaaagatatttgacttctaatgcaccataacttagtagagcgaagcaaaaactgccttgacttgccctcaaacaacgctttgtaactctaaatctatttggagtatcgatatcattctttcaccgtaagagacagcaggctttggtgaacagtcatggaaattttcaggtctctgtggaaatccaacaaaaagttatgacgagagaaaaaagtggttcatttccagagtttgaaatctg
The window above is part of the Maylandia zebra isolate NMK-2024a linkage group LG23, Mzebra_GT3a, whole genome shotgun sequence genome. Proteins encoded here:
- the LOC143415204 gene encoding LOW QUALITY PROTEIN: uncharacterized protein LOC143415204 (The sequence of the model RefSeq protein was modified relative to this genomic sequence to represent the inferred CDS: inserted 2 bases in 1 codon; deleted 2 bases in 1 codon; substituted 4 bases at 4 genomic stop codons) — translated: MTVKTEHRKNSAAPKVPVSTMASIIHKRKKSKKHHNSHLSWPPNNFEXSRQKVLIRVVTKNQMLIHIHSSELQDGFEEKGEPSKRTIISETFDQSGLYDGLARQKPFLSKRHITVNLKFTFRHLQISXTMXNKVLXSNEKDLAHWLXASCLEETRRCSLPGQYHLYSEAWWWWQRMAGVFFGSRNLKDRSGSRERLMQQCIETCLIKNLLQSSLDLGVGKSFIFKTGQRPKAVNITKECYEITL
- the LOC106676880 gene encoding E3 SUMO-protein ligase ZBED1-like; the encoded protein is MEAHLRVVGPMNGKFVFHKRPDGTIDKGKVVCLECKKEFAYHRSSSSLAYHLNAKHPAASAATASSEDVSNIASQSKAFRQTKLENTPRMSKSATDRLTNVIAKWIAMNCRPINIVEDEGLTEVLQIASNDPSYKPPCRTTVTTKISKMYDGEKKNKLEILAEDSPNCVAITGDHWTSAGNHSYFGVTGHFIDSEWNLNSFALTVMRTETRHFADKCAEQFLKVANDWGIENKISTIGTDSAANMLAAMRALPYEHIACNAHILQRTITVCLDSSGFVGVLAKCRKIVGHFKQSPASTTELNQQQVALGKKSDQLIQDVPTRWNSTLAMVSRLLCNREAVQATLDQQNHRLVLPTEAEWAKLQRLELLLEPCKYVTELLGGEAYVSCSVVLPAFRHLYRVMDITDDDPAYVVKFKNAFQKDLAARRANGNEIWFEVATALDPRFKDLKCLPREKREQVWTILENMLQAAEPRRADSLQPSTEDDGPAQKKRRSELLLGSDSDSEDGIESGELQRYRAEPSISIDDCPLQWWYAHSGVYEKLSVLAQKYLASPATSVPCERLFSLAGHIVQKKRAALLPENVTRLVCLSDWLRKKK